A window of the Pungitius pungitius chromosome 3, fPunPun2.1, whole genome shotgun sequence genome harbors these coding sequences:
- the LOC119209361 gene encoding protein SON isoform X1: MHSDAHVNMAANIEQIFQDFILNKIREIEDQNEDNIAAEGSGDVIKMAEAEKGPSDRNKHEELKASGTQKKHRKHKKHKSKKKRRNREKESSSESGAELEEETKHQPRGEPESPTQPNEERGEDESKSRYSKRYSTEKRKKKKRRKRKGEENLSDSKTEFVLKQRESKSGQCLLPRRREDLPDIIPKQDSSNKGRGNEKRCGRRRIRSCSRSRSRSHSCLVRRNFKSRNHHRRSRTRSSSSDKKGPLDESTQSPSEGLRPSQLACSPIRNVFAEELPVSCTEPQSQDQRTKPLQNQEDTAPRLAKKKKTSPRRKKEAKTRQRKSPCRSHYIGSRSRSLSKKKRSRSRSGGRRSRRSRSRSASHSRRRTTYSQRDRWKREPSHSPVLILRKNRSPTRKLCSLSNSPQRVSELDKDQLLEIAKANAAAMCAKAGMPIPASLRSTVLPLVLPSMAMNAAMASMTAATMTAALSNMGISSLLSLPSITNKPPPVSSQPNMALEEVKRKVAKQANSISIKEFTDKCKMIVDSKGELPVAMPHVSDEEDDGKPFGGSALREQKAISFSINNTTVRPAVRSDAGMAKEFPVSSGSQHRKKEGEALGAYGEWVLVDKAAEKAAAATRKALATVAIATANSAGETMTPVLPEVVEQPELESDNDSVFPEQLLQPVDISQAVTERIKAQRRLAENPYDVSAICMLSRAQEQVDAWAQSNTVPGLFTGSTGAQILSSEELSTSGPQAWLKKDQFLRAAPVSGGVGEFLMRKMGWKTGEGLGRNREGTVEPIIIDFKVDRKGLVAEGEKPQKQTGGLVVTKDLMGKHPVSALIELCNKRRIMQPDFVMVHHSGPDHRKNFLFKVTVNGVDYQPQTASPNKKHAKAMAATVALQALGEVPVDGPGLYTGPVFTAASTGPLFST, translated from the exons ATGCACTCAGATGCACACGTAAACATGGCGGCTAACATAGAGCAAATTTTTCAAGATTTTATATTGAATAAGATCAGAGAAATTGAAGACCAGAATGAAGACAACAT TGCTGCTGAAGGATCAGGTGATGTTATTAAAATGGCTGAAGCGGAAAAAGGCCCTTCGGACAGAAACAAACACGAAGAATTAAAGGCCAGTGGCACACAGAAGAAACACAGgaagcacaaaaaacacaagagtaagaagaagagaagaaacagagagaaggagagcagtTCCGAGTCTGGAGCAGAGCTGGAGGAAGAAACCAAACACCAGCCAAG AGGAGAACCAGAATCGCCCACACAGCCAAACGAGGAGCGAG GTGAGGACGAGAGTAAGTCCAGATACAGCAAGCGCTACTcaacagaaaagaggaagaagaagaagaggagaaagaggaaaggagaagagaacTTATCAGATAGCAAAACAGAATTTGTGTTAAAGCAGAGAGAAAGTAAGAGTGGCCAGTGCTTATTGCCAAGGCGACGAGAGGACCTGCCTGATATCATCCCGAAACAG GACAGCTCCAATAAAGGAAGAGGCAATGAGAAAAGATGCGGCAGGAGGAGAATTCGTTCCTGTTCCCGTTCCCGTTCCCGTTCACATTCATGTTTAGTGAGGAGGAACTTCAAATCCAGAAACCACCACCGAAGATCCAGGACGCGGTCCAG CTCTTCAGACAAGAAGGGACCTCTGGATGAATCCACCCAAAGTCCTTCTGAAGGACTCCGGCCATCTCAGCTGGCCTGCAGCCCCATCCGAAATGTCTTTGCTGAGGAGCTGCCAGTGTCCTGCACAGAGCCACAGAGCCAAGACCAGAGAACAAAGCCCCTGCAGAACCAAGAGGACACGGCACCAAGACTAG caaagaagaagaagacgtctCCACGAAGGAAAAAGGAAGCAAAGACACGGCAACGAAAGTCACCATGTCGGAGCCACTACATTGGATCCAGGTCCAGGAGTCTTTCAAAGAAGAAGCGGTCACGGTCAAG GTCAGGAGGTCGGCGCTCGCGGAGGTCACGCTCAAGGTCGGCGTCACACAGTCGGAGGAGGACCACATACAGCCAGAGGGACCGCTGGAAACGGGAGCCAAGTCACTCCCCTGTACTCATCCTTCGAAAAAATAGATCCCCCACTCGGAAACTCTGCAGTTTGAGTAACAGCCCTCAGCGCGTCAGTGAACTGG ACAAGGACCAGTTGCTGGAAATTGCCAAGGCCAACGCTGCTGCCATGTGTGCCAAAGCAGGGATGCCCATCCCTGCCAGCCTGAGGTCCACAGTGCTTCCCTTGGTTCTGCCCAGTATGGCCATGAATGCTGCCATGGCCAGTATGACGGCTG CCACCATGACAGCGGCATTGTCTAACATGGGCATCTCTTCACTGCTCTCACTGCCATCCATCACCAACAAGCCACCTCCTGTCTCCTCCCAACCCAACATGGCTCTAGAGGAAGTCAAGAGGAAAGTAGCAAAGCAGGCCAACAGCATCAGCATCAAGGAGTTTACTGAT aaatGCAAGATGATTGTGGACAGTAAAGGAGAGCTGCCAGTGGCGATGCCACATGTTTCAGACGAGGAAGATGATGGGAAACCTTTTGGAGGATCAGCTCTTCGGGAGCAAAAAGCCATCAGCTTCAGCATCAAT AACACCACAGTCCGTCCAGCTGTGCGTAGTGATGCAGGCATGGCCAAGGAATTTCCTGTGTCTTCAGGATCACAACATCGCAAAAAG GAGGGCGAGGCTCTAGGTGCCTATGGAGAATGGGTTCTGGTtgacaaagcagcagaaaaagCTGCTGCGGCCACGAGAAAAGCCCTGGCCactgttgccatagcaacagcCAACTCAGCAGGTGAAACGATGACACCAGTCTTACCAGAGGTTGTTGAACAGCCTGAGTTGGAGTCAGataatgacagtgtttttcctGAACAACTCCTGCAG CCAGTAGATATCTCTCAAGCTGTAACGGAGAGAATCAAAGCGCAGAGGCGATTGGCTGAGAACCCTTATGACGTCAGTGCCATCTGCATGCTCAGCCGGGCACAAGAGCAG GTGGATGCGTGGGCCCAATCCAACACTGTTCCCGGCCTTTTCACTGGTTCGACTGGAGCCCAAATCCTCAGTTCGGAGGAACTTTCCACCAGCGGACCACAGGCGTGGCTAAAGAAG GACCAGTTCCTTAGAGCAGCTCCAGTTTCAGGTGGCGTTGGTGAGTTCCTGATGAGAAAGATGGGTTGGAAGACGGGAGAGGGCCTCGGGAGGAACCGCGAGGGTACCGTGGAGCCTATCATTATTGACTTCAAGGTTGACCGCAAAG GACTAGTCGCTGAAGGAGAGAAGCCACAGAAGCAGACAGGAGGACTTGTGGTAACCAAAGATCTGATGG GGAAGCACCCGGTTTCAGCTCTAATTGAGTTGTGTAACAAGAGACGCATAATGCAGCCAGACTTTGTTATGGTCCATCACAGCGGTCCTGACCACCGCAAGAACTTCCTCTTTAAG GTCACAGTGAATGGTGTGGACTACCAACCCCAGACAGCTAGTCCCAATAAGAAACATGCTAAGGCCATGGCAGCTACTGTTGCACTGCAGGCTCTGGGGGAG GTTCCTGTCGATGGACCAGGACTCTACACAGGCCCAGTCTTCACTGCTGCTTCTACTGGGCCCTTGTTCTCCACATAG
- the LOC119209361 gene encoding protein SON isoform X2: protein MHSDAHVNMAANIEQIFQDFILNKIREIEDQNEDNIAAEGSGDVIKMAEAEKGPSDRNKHEELKASGTQKKHRKHKKHKSKKKRRNREKESSSESGAELEEETKHQPRGEPESPTQPNEERGEDESKSRYSKRYSTEKRKKKKRRKRKGEENLSDSKTEFVLKQRESKSGQCLLPRRREDLPDIIPKQDSSNKGRGNEKRCGRRRIRSCSRSRSRSHSCLVRRNFKSRNHHRRSRTRSSSSDKKGPLDESTQSPSEGLRPSQLACSPIRNVFAEELPVSCTEPQSQDQRTKPLQNQEDTAPRLAKKKKTSPRRKKEAKTRQRKSPCRSHYIGSRSRSLSKKKRSRSRSGGRRSRRSRSRSASHSRRRTTYSQRDRWKREPSHSPVLILRKNRSPTRKLCSLSNSPQRVSELDKDQLLEIAKANAAAMCAKAGMPIPASLRSTVLPLVLPSMAMNAAMASMTAATMTAALSNMGISSLLSLPSITNKPPPVSSQPNMALEEVKRKVAKQANSISIKEFTDKCKMIVDSKGELPVAMPHVSDEEDDGKPFGGSALREQKAISFSINNTTVRPAVRSDAGMAKEFPVSSGSQHRKKEGEALGAYGEWVLVDKAAEKAAAATRKALATVAIATANSAGETMTPVLPEVVEQPELESDNDSVFPEQLLQVDAWAQSNTVPGLFTGSTGAQILSSEELSTSGPQAWLKKDQFLRAAPVSGGVGEFLMRKMGWKTGEGLGRNREGTVEPIIIDFKVDRKGLVAEGEKPQKQTGGLVVTKDLMGKHPVSALIELCNKRRIMQPDFVMVHHSGPDHRKNFLFKVTVNGVDYQPQTASPNKKHAKAMAATVALQALGEVPVDGPGLYTGPVFTAASTGPLFST from the exons ATGCACTCAGATGCACACGTAAACATGGCGGCTAACATAGAGCAAATTTTTCAAGATTTTATATTGAATAAGATCAGAGAAATTGAAGACCAGAATGAAGACAACAT TGCTGCTGAAGGATCAGGTGATGTTATTAAAATGGCTGAAGCGGAAAAAGGCCCTTCGGACAGAAACAAACACGAAGAATTAAAGGCCAGTGGCACACAGAAGAAACACAGgaagcacaaaaaacacaagagtaagaagaagagaagaaacagagagaaggagagcagtTCCGAGTCTGGAGCAGAGCTGGAGGAAGAAACCAAACACCAGCCAAG AGGAGAACCAGAATCGCCCACACAGCCAAACGAGGAGCGAG GTGAGGACGAGAGTAAGTCCAGATACAGCAAGCGCTACTcaacagaaaagaggaagaagaagaagaggagaaagaggaaaggagaagagaacTTATCAGATAGCAAAACAGAATTTGTGTTAAAGCAGAGAGAAAGTAAGAGTGGCCAGTGCTTATTGCCAAGGCGACGAGAGGACCTGCCTGATATCATCCCGAAACAG GACAGCTCCAATAAAGGAAGAGGCAATGAGAAAAGATGCGGCAGGAGGAGAATTCGTTCCTGTTCCCGTTCCCGTTCCCGTTCACATTCATGTTTAGTGAGGAGGAACTTCAAATCCAGAAACCACCACCGAAGATCCAGGACGCGGTCCAG CTCTTCAGACAAGAAGGGACCTCTGGATGAATCCACCCAAAGTCCTTCTGAAGGACTCCGGCCATCTCAGCTGGCCTGCAGCCCCATCCGAAATGTCTTTGCTGAGGAGCTGCCAGTGTCCTGCACAGAGCCACAGAGCCAAGACCAGAGAACAAAGCCCCTGCAGAACCAAGAGGACACGGCACCAAGACTAG caaagaagaagaagacgtctCCACGAAGGAAAAAGGAAGCAAAGACACGGCAACGAAAGTCACCATGTCGGAGCCACTACATTGGATCCAGGTCCAGGAGTCTTTCAAAGAAGAAGCGGTCACGGTCAAG GTCAGGAGGTCGGCGCTCGCGGAGGTCACGCTCAAGGTCGGCGTCACACAGTCGGAGGAGGACCACATACAGCCAGAGGGACCGCTGGAAACGGGAGCCAAGTCACTCCCCTGTACTCATCCTTCGAAAAAATAGATCCCCCACTCGGAAACTCTGCAGTTTGAGTAACAGCCCTCAGCGCGTCAGTGAACTGG ACAAGGACCAGTTGCTGGAAATTGCCAAGGCCAACGCTGCTGCCATGTGTGCCAAAGCAGGGATGCCCATCCCTGCCAGCCTGAGGTCCACAGTGCTTCCCTTGGTTCTGCCCAGTATGGCCATGAATGCTGCCATGGCCAGTATGACGGCTG CCACCATGACAGCGGCATTGTCTAACATGGGCATCTCTTCACTGCTCTCACTGCCATCCATCACCAACAAGCCACCTCCTGTCTCCTCCCAACCCAACATGGCTCTAGAGGAAGTCAAGAGGAAAGTAGCAAAGCAGGCCAACAGCATCAGCATCAAGGAGTTTACTGAT aaatGCAAGATGATTGTGGACAGTAAAGGAGAGCTGCCAGTGGCGATGCCACATGTTTCAGACGAGGAAGATGATGGGAAACCTTTTGGAGGATCAGCTCTTCGGGAGCAAAAAGCCATCAGCTTCAGCATCAAT AACACCACAGTCCGTCCAGCTGTGCGTAGTGATGCAGGCATGGCCAAGGAATTTCCTGTGTCTTCAGGATCACAACATCGCAAAAAG GAGGGCGAGGCTCTAGGTGCCTATGGAGAATGGGTTCTGGTtgacaaagcagcagaaaaagCTGCTGCGGCCACGAGAAAAGCCCTGGCCactgttgccatagcaacagcCAACTCAGCAGGTGAAACGATGACACCAGTCTTACCAGAGGTTGTTGAACAGCCTGAGTTGGAGTCAGataatgacagtgtttttcctGAACAACTCCTGCAG GTGGATGCGTGGGCCCAATCCAACACTGTTCCCGGCCTTTTCACTGGTTCGACTGGAGCCCAAATCCTCAGTTCGGAGGAACTTTCCACCAGCGGACCACAGGCGTGGCTAAAGAAG GACCAGTTCCTTAGAGCAGCTCCAGTTTCAGGTGGCGTTGGTGAGTTCCTGATGAGAAAGATGGGTTGGAAGACGGGAGAGGGCCTCGGGAGGAACCGCGAGGGTACCGTGGAGCCTATCATTATTGACTTCAAGGTTGACCGCAAAG GACTAGTCGCTGAAGGAGAGAAGCCACAGAAGCAGACAGGAGGACTTGTGGTAACCAAAGATCTGATGG GGAAGCACCCGGTTTCAGCTCTAATTGAGTTGTGTAACAAGAGACGCATAATGCAGCCAGACTTTGTTATGGTCCATCACAGCGGTCCTGACCACCGCAAGAACTTCCTCTTTAAG GTCACAGTGAATGGTGTGGACTACCAACCCCAGACAGCTAGTCCCAATAAGAAACATGCTAAGGCCATGGCAGCTACTGTTGCACTGCAGGCTCTGGGGGAG GTTCCTGTCGATGGACCAGGACTCTACACAGGCCCAGTCTTCACTGCTGCTTCTACTGGGCCCTTGTTCTCCACATAG